In the genome of Triticum urartu cultivar G1812 chromosome 5, Tu2.1, whole genome shotgun sequence, one region contains:
- the LOC125506138 gene encoding transcription initiation factor IIA subunit 1-like isoform X2, with amino-acid sequence MSSGNIYTTVIEDVVAKVRKDFIADGAGDAVLNELQALWETKLLHCGAISGNIDRNRAPPAGASAGGATPPVHDLNVPYEATSEEYATPTADMLFPPTPVQTPLPAGIDTGPWDYAPSPIGDMRNGMGMTNGADRETGRPSPFMQPPSPWMNQRPLGLDVNLAFAYEDLEDRLMQPQPLTTKDFLMMSCGKRKRDEYPSAGSFVPQQDGCADQVAVHYDATPDYNTPGESSEYQTPTPAVATPKPRNDTAGGEDDDEPPLNEDDDDDDDIDDDFDETQHLVLAQFDKITRTKNRWKCTLKGGIMHLNGRDVLFNKASGEFDF; translated from the exons ATGTCCAGCGGCAACATTTACACCACCGTAATAGAAGACGTGGTGGCCAAGGTCCGTAAGGACTTCATCGCCGACGGGGCTGGCGACGCCGTCCTCAACGAGCTCCAGGCTCTCTGGGAGACGAAGTTGCTGCACTGTGGCGCAATCTCAGGGAACATCGACCGCAACAGGGCTCCCCCCGCCGGAGCGTCCGCTGGAGGCGCGACTCCACCGGTGCACGATCTCAACGTGCCCTACGAGGCCACGTCCGAGGAGTACGCCACCCCAACCGCCGACATGCTCTTCCCACCGACCCCGGTCCAGACACCACTTCCAGCTGGGATTGATACGGGGCCGTGGGACTACGCCCCATCGCCGATCGGTGACATGAGAAACGGGATGGGGATGACGAACGGGGCTGATCGAGAGACTGGCCGCCCAAGCCCTTTCATGCAACCTCCATCGCCCTGGATGAATCAGAGACCACTGGGGCTTGATGTGAACCTTGCCTTCGCTTATGAGGACCTAGAAGACCGGTTGATGCAACCCCAGCCACTGACGACCAAGGATTTTCTCATGATGTCTTGTGGAAAACGGAAGAGGGATGAATATCCTTCAGCTGGTTCATTTGTGCCACAACAGGATGGATGTGCAGACCAG GTTGCGGTTCATTATGATGCAACCCCAGACTACAATACCCCTGGGGAATCTTCGGAATATCAAACTCCCACACCTGCTGTTGCAACACCAAAGCCAAGAAACGATACAGCGGgtggtgaagatgatgatgaacCTCCTCTtaatgaagatgacgacgacgatgacgacatAGATGATGACTTTGATGAGACGCAGCACCTTGTCCTCGCACAATTTGACAAGATAACAAGGACAAAGAATCGCTGGAAGTGCACTTTGAAGGGTGGAATCATGCATTTGAACGGCAGAGATGTTCTATTCAACAAGGCTTCAGGAGAGTTTGATTTTTGA
- the LOC125506138 gene encoding transcription initiation factor IIA subunit 1-like isoform X1, whose protein sequence is MASGNASTVYLSVVEEVLAKVRKEFITSGVGDAVLNELQSLWETKLLHCGAISGNTDRNRAPPASASPVRDLNVPYEATSEEYATPTADMLFPPTPLQTPIQTPLEAGIDTGPLDYAPSPISAMRNGMGMMNGADPETGRPSPFMQPPSPWMNQRPLGLDVNLAFAYDEEIRMMMQPQPLTTKDFLMMSCGKRKRDEYPSAGSFVPQQDGCADQVAVHYDATPDYNTPGESSEYQTPTPAVATPKPRNDTAGGEDDDEPPLNEDDDDDDDIDDDFDETQHLVLAQFDKITRTKNRWKCTLKGGIMHLNGRDVLFNKASGEFDF, encoded by the coding sequence ATGGCCAGCGGCAACGCGTCCACCGTCTACCTCTCCGTCGTCGAGGAAGTCCTCGCCAAAGTTCGTAAGGAGTTCATCACCTCCGGCGTTGGCGACGCCGTCCTCAACGAGCTCCAGTCTCTCTGGGAGACGAAGTTGCTGCACTGTGGCGCAATCTCAGGGAACACCGACCGCAACAGGGCTCCCCCCGCGTCCGCTTCACCCGTGCGCGACCTCAACGTGCCCTACGAGGCCACGTCCGAGGAGTACGCCACCCCAACCGCCGACATGCTCTTCCCACCGACGCCGCTGCAGACACCGATCCAGACACCGCTTGAAGCTGGGATCGATACGGGGCCGTTGGACTATGCCCCATCGCCGATCAGTGCCATGAGAAACGGGATGGGGATGATGAACGGGGCTGATCCAGAGACTGGCCGCCCAAGCCCTTTCATGCAACCTCCGTCGCCCTGGATGAATCAGAGACCACTGGGGCTTGATGTCAACCTTGCTTTTGCTTATGATGAGGAGATCCGGATGATGATGCAACCCCAGCCACTGACGACCAAGGATTTTCTCATGATGTCTTGTGGAAAACGGAAGAGGGATGAATATCCTTCAGCTGGTTCATTTGTGCCACAACAGGATGGATGTGCAGACCAGGTTGCGGTTCATTATGATGCAACCCCAGACTACAATACCCCTGGGGAATCTTCGGAATATCAAACTCCCACACCTGCTGTTGCAACACCAAAGCCAAGAAACGATACAGCGGgtggtgaagatgatgatgaacCTCCTCTtaatgaagatgacgacgacgatgacgacatAGATGATGACTTTGATGAGACGCAGCACCTTGTCCTCGCACAATTTGACAAGATAACAAGGACAAAGAATCGCTGGAAGTGCACTTTGAAGGGTGGAATCATGCATTTGAACGGCAGAGATGTTCTATTCAACAAGGCTTCAGGAGAGTTTGATTTTTGA
- the LOC125507457 gene encoding uncharacterized protein LOC125507457, whose product PYWSPERSRVPVPRAATPHPSPGLPTPNLKPSVQHRRTIPSRLFGCSSVVRQLAQCDRGTHIRQARAAYAALHGESAKAAASKVYDYVRYDLKEIAFPSSLPHPPGTKRRPKLTLKEKWCFLKEATRLYGASWVRDIGPELRPNDYKKAEEESYPSNSEEGKTKSEPTVLEDLAVAARGGGETLKPALRRIYMTRASTYTSAVKNYVETYQEGLKDLLDEKAAGKGHQPGNEPRRSLMSPPPPQSSS is encoded by the exons CCCTACTGGTCGCCGGAGCGAAGCCGAGTGCCGGTGCCCCGCGCTGCCACGCCCCATCCCTCCCCAGGCCTGCCGACACCCAACCTGAAGCCCTCCGTACAGCACCGGCGTACGATCCCGTCCCGCCTCTTCGGGTGCTCTTCAGTCGTCAGGCAGCTAGCTCAGTGCGACAGAGGCACCCACATCCGGCAAGCACGGGCGGCGTACGCAGCACTCCACGGGGAGTCGGCGAAGGCAGCAGCATC GAAGGTGTACGATTACGTGAGGTACGATCTGAAAGAGATCGCCTTCCCGTCTTCTCTGCCACACCCTCCGGGCACCAAGAGGCGCCCTAAGCTAACACTGAAAGAAAAATGGTGTTTCCTCAAGGAGGCAACTAGGCTCTATGGGGCTTCCTGGGTTAGGGACATCGGTCCCGAGCTCAGGCCCAACGACTACAAGAAGGCCGAAGAGGAATCATACCCCAGCAACAGTGAGGAGGGGAAAACTAAAAGTGAGCCTACTGTGCTTGAGGATCTCGCGGTGGCAGCGAGGGGTGGGGGCGAGACTTTGAAGCCAGCGCTGCGGCGCATATACATGACACGCGCCTCAACCTACACAAGTGCAGTGAAGAACTATGTGGAGACCTATCAGGAAGGGCTGAAGGATTTGTTGGACGAGAAGGCTGCTGGGAAGGGTCACCAGCCAGGCAATGAGCCAAGGAGATCATTGATGTCGCCTCCACCCCCGCAATCATCGTCATGA